Within the Miscanthus floridulus cultivar M001 chromosome 2, ASM1932011v1, whole genome shotgun sequence genome, the region ctccattagcaatttcttctaagtctcaaacattgttggtatttatcaatttcatttcatcttcctttgcttcttgccatttagacgagtgaacgcctctcatggctttttccaatgaggtggaatcactctctatttgaatttctttcttaacttttacttcttagtcaccagaaatatctgattttcttattctttgagacctattggggcctcgtggcacttctttcatatggggctattgttgctcttcattgccaaagggcaattgttctatagccaCCTGTATCACTagatccttgtttacttattcattttctttaagagctaacatcaggtgttatatatgtcatacaacatcaacatgtattaagcaatttgttgctctaaaacactgtagtggatatgtaatcccatttctattcaagctttaggtatctatataccatgctcccctagattactccatcttctgtaaagatggtgtatcttcaaatttcttatttttggTTTAATCTGCTGAAAACTCATATGGCGCGTTTAGCACCGCCTTGATAACTCTAAACTCGTCCAGTATAaatactagccgactatgctatcttcccatcggaactgtaaaaggtccaggaatttagctatttctttactttaggtgtattgttattatgaccgtcttactccctcaacgatcacattcatcttttatagatcacttttaccttcaatgcatagtatgcattgcattatctaaagtatggggaagtatctttcttaattgtctttcttaattaatcttacatttctctccctcgaaatgtggtatgaacttttctaccacaatttcgaaaCATTCTGAACTCTTatgaatgaggaaactttgattacttacttcatccacatgattacatcatgcaaacaaaattcgtatggaagtacattttcctcatttcacttcaaaactcaacatagtctattattttCAATACTTCTGTAAGTCACGCTTGCATAttattcttatcttttggttcacatgcaactttcttttgttcttaaactcattgagtacttaatgaccatgacacaatcagaaTGTACGGTCaattctaggatagcataagagctaccccaaacttctctccatgtgcggaatacacttagagcacatgagtcatcatatccttctcccgccatgcgggataagtactatgccaaactctcccgccatgcaggattggttaacatatgtactatgccaactttaccccaCCATGCGGGTATTTTCCCTTGAACGGACATAATtgccaggattggctcgtgttcaatcatcaaattcagaaataaatccgaatattcttttaacacacatgtttaatccaatgttagtcaaattaaacatgtatatgacttttacaactctcataagtgaaactgaaaataaattcttcttcacagagagtacataaaagacatttctcaatgaagactctcattgatctatctcttttcttggatcaacATCCTAGAATTattttcttttgaagccattctttaaagagaacacaaTCCCTTAAGCAATGAtattctttcatacataacttgcccttaggcatttcatcatctgagtcacaagtacccagctcatttctcttactgccttcaagaatgaaagcatggaagtcttttgtctgaaaaaatactcaacaataatgctcattaaactttgaaatctttatgttctattctatatcaccgttgggcagaaatagaataaaacatcattcttctacattaattccacatcaccgttgggcagaaatagaattaacgtatagaaattcaataatcttgaaaacatagaactgctcctcaaaattaaattatcccgttggttcgaatttaattagaagacaatcaacttcattgcagcggaaacttgaaaatacatttctctagtttagGAGCATTCCTTGATGTTTATATATTCTTtgaaaaattggtcactttgatgcaaaatttattagagatttaaactttaaacataaaactcatagaattataatattgttatcatcaacgttggtcagaaaataacaataccagaATTCAATTTTAACTACcaaccgactattcctccaattaaaatgttcccgttggttccaattttaactggaggatcaacttttcatcatttatagaataactataactgctcttcaaattaaattctcccgttggttcgaatttaataagaagacaataaactttaactttgcaGAGGAAACATGTAAATCTTAAACTAGTGAATTTTTcccacaggaaaattctcttttctatttttttcttgaGTCATTAATCATTTCCAGGAAATAACATTTtactgaaaaaagaaaaaaataaaaatggacTCATTTGTTCACTGTCTGCTCGGCCCAGCAGCAAAACCGGTCCAGCCTTGTTCCCTCACGCGCGCGCTGCCACtcaggccgcaacgtgggcctgggccgacAAAGCGCCGTGGCTGCGCGCCCTGCCTGGGCCTCATTTGGCCCAGTGACTCCTCGCCGTCGGATCAAATCCGACGGCTGTCCGGCCGTTTCGCCCGATCAAAACCCGCTGCGGCCGGCCTCCCCCGGAACCCTAGCCTCATTTCTTTCTCCCTTCTATTCTCTCAGCCACGCGAgcccgacgaagaggaggcgacGACGAGAGCGAGCAGGGCCTCGACGCCATCGTcgcccccctcgccggcgtgcgcactccccagcgggtgagcgcgctgcCATCGAGTGGCCTGGCTATGGCGCCCCTTTGGCCTGAGTCCAGCGAGAGGCTTCTCCCGGcgctcggccttcttctccctgtGCGCCGGTGAGGCAGCAGTGCTGCGCAGCGGCGAGGTAAGCCCACCGACTCTTCCTCATCCCCTTTTCCCTTTCTGTTTCTTCGGATCTTGTTTGCTCTTCTCGGTTTTGACCGATTAGGATGGGgatcgagttagggttagggtttcgggttaGGGATtcaccctcttcttcttcttccccgtgTCTATAGCGGGTTAGGGTTCGGATCTCATCGTTTTCTTGAATCCGAGCCCTCTGTTTCcatcttcacccagttagggttagggttagtgaaAACCCTAGTCTGTATGCTCAGATCCGAAAAGATCTAATAcgttcttttcttttctgttcttttgattCTCTTCCCACGCGTCAGCAAACCGACGGCTAGTGCTCCATCCCGCGTGAGGCGGTAGTGACGGCGGTGGGGAAACCTTCCCCGGACCGTCCAAtttctttagggttagggttctttagGAGGGTAATCCGAATCGAATTCGAATCcccttctttctttttctttctatctcccgattagggtttagggttcgatgaaccctctgtatttcttttctttcgaTCCAAACCGGATCTAACTCATCTCCTTCTACACTGCTACCCCTGACACAATCCACACACTAGATCCGCGTCTCTGATACCAATGTTAGTGTCTTTAGATCATCTAGGTGTAGATCAGAGGGTGATATCTTTACCAATTGAATCAAATATACCTAGAGCTTGCTTTGGGAGaaaagagacagagagagagagagagatgtaggagcatctgaccgtcgAAGGGGTTGGAGGAGCTCCCTGCCATCGCTGGTTTGTCGGTGAagctctgcgcacgggcagcgacagttggtgtagcggtggagacTGGCGGTGGTGGCAAaggcagtggcgcttcccgccgctggcagtgcctccctcttgatcggactagggttagacgGTGGGGTTATGGCGGCGGCCGTGAACCTCGTATCAagagccgtttgccccacctcctctttataggcactgtgcgacgggggcccactagctactagatggctggacgtccccTATCAGGACGCGGTTAAGGagtccgtctcgaccgttgggtccagacagatgagatcaattctaacagtTATAAATATAAGACAACATTTTTTTAATCTTGACTTGATGAACAAATCTCCATAACATCGACAATCTGTTGTTATTTTTGAATATATGACACACAACAAACTTTTCAAAGTTATActaaggggccgtttggatcctttcattttgaggaattaaaatctacttaataaattagacTATTTGGCTTAGAATTCGACATTCCACCACTTTTCAAAGTTCAGATATAAGCATATCTCAATTTCATAGGGTAGGagatgaaaattgattctatAATCACCATTCTATGTTTCTACTTTATAATttataacacgctcttcaactcgctcccctacggtagaaatgcaacacataagtatctttctcgtatagccaacaataaaatataatccatatacaacaatattagcttaattaaCATGTGTCTagattatgattattaaaatgagTTCAATTCTAAGCATCCAAACATATCTAATAGTATTTAAATTCAGTAATAAATTGTAGTCACTAATGATATTTAAATTCAGTAATGAATTGTTGTCATACATTGCAACCGTTGCCAGGATTTGGAGCTCAGGAATATCGCAATATTCCATTAGAAAGCTATACGTCTTCTTTAGACGTTTTAGCCTTTTAGGGACCTTTGGAATTTGGAAAGCAGGAATTTGATAAGACTCGGTTTAAAAAAAATGTTATTTTCACTTTTCGAAGAGTCAACGtgtctcaagtttgaccaaatatataaaaaaatattaatacttatgacgtgtaataagtatcattagatggaTTATGGATatatttataattaatctatttaGAGAGTTACAAATGttgataatatttttttataaacctaGCCAAACTAAGAAAATTTGACTATTTCTATATCTAGAACAACATTCTTTCTACTACAGAGGTAGTTGACTCTATTTGAAATGCAAATATTTTCTCTATTATTGTGTTTTTTTACTATGAAATTAGAGTGATTTCTATACATTTCTGTATGTAATCATATGAATCAGTTTATGTTTATAGAAAGAACACAGGACCGAGGAAAAAATCTTGCATTAGAGGGTCTTATTTATTTTTACTTTCAATCTTATTTCTATCTTTTAAAGCTTCAATGTTATATTATTTTAACTAACAAATAAACCATGCGAAATTCTCTCGCCGCTACTAGAATCCGAAAGGATTCCAACGGGAAATCAAGGACTTCTATCCAAAAATTACGGCCCAACTCTGTTCTCGGCCCGCTCGGACTCTTCTCGTCCGCGCTCTATAAAACGCTGGCATCTTTCGCTTTCTTCCCACGCTTCCAAACGGATGTAAGAGTATACTAAGAGGGTAACATATCATGTGTAAATCGATTAACCCGTGTAAATTTGGAAACTATCAATCAGAATCATTAGATGCTGATTTAATGGATGAGGTGAGGggacttaagcgcaaaaaaaaagccagcgggtggggggcttaagcgcaaaaaaatcccacctctcaccccattcattggatcagcatctggtggtcctgattggtagtttccaagtttacacAGATTGGTTGGTTTTGCATCTGATACGTTGCCTCTCAAGAGTTCCCTAAATTCCCTGCTAATCTTTGGtttttagcaagatgagaaaaaaatCTCTCTCCCACAACTTCTAATTCATCCTCCTAATATTTTAGAACTTGGAAAAAGTCACCATGTTTCGCGTAAAGTTACGCTCTTCTGAGTCGCGGAGTCGCGCGTATTTTCTCTCTCCCGCGCGCGTTTGTCCGCgaatctaaaggtggaagggcgtggagagaataaagagtaggaaatggttcctgatgcaaatgtacgaGAAAGAAATAATATATAAAAGTGATtatgataatttagaaatagtataggattcctgatgtaaaattatcttctatatttaAGGAGTGGATTACTAAAAACTTTTGAAGATGACCTTCTTTACTCATTTCAATATTTTTTAGAAGTCATAAAATTTCATGTTTTTAGGAAGAGAATATTAAGTAATTTTGGAGATGCCCTAATCATGGAGTGCGCGATGGACTCGcgaaacgccgccgccgccgctccactGCCCCTGTACCCTCCTGCTCTCCTGTCGCTTCCGGATCTCGACCGCCCGCCGGCGGTCATGGAGATGTGGGAGCTGGAGGCGGTCGCCGCCGCGCTCCCGGCCAAGAAGCGGCGTCTGCGGGAGACCTTCGACCGCCTGGCCGCCTGCTCCCCGACGCCGCTCCCCTTCCGCTGGGAGGATCTCGACACGTACATCTCCTCCCTCCAGTACTCCGTTACCCTCCGACACCGCCAGCTCCGGGAACTCGAAAAGTCCAAGCCTGCCCCAGCGCTTGCCCCCGCTCCGGCCGCAATGTCCCTGCTGCCCGTCACCGGCGCCGGCAACGTCGGCCAGGTGCGGGTCCTTGAAAAAACACGGCCTGCCCCTGCCCCAGTTCTTCCCGCCGTCTTGGTGCTTCCGGCCACAGACGGCGACGTCCACGAGCTTCGGGCCCACGTGAAGTCGAAACCCGTCCAACCTCAGCCTCCTGTGTTAGGCGGTCCCGCCGTCGTCGCTGCCTCCGCGCCGGCTGCCACCGGTGTCCACGTCGAGGAGGGAAGGAAAAGGAAGGCGTCTATTCAGGAGGCGGAGGAAGTCCACGTGGCGAAGCGTACGACGCATACACAGGAGGGCCAAGCATCAGAGATGCGGTGGCGAAAGATCCAGAAGGATGCAGCGGTGAAGGAGAAGACGTCTCCGTCGCACGACAGCAACGGCAAGGAGTTGATGCCGGTTCCTCAAGGCGACGACGACAATGGCCTCGTGGCGGAGGCGAACGCGAGCACGGACGCCACAGTGCAGGTGAATCCCGTCAGCAAGGTCGCCGTCCTGCAGCCGGAGCTCCCTGGACCTGCCACGGCGCGCGATGCCACGAACCGTGTGCGGGCTGCTGGCGTCCCGAACTCCGCTGGCCTGCAACGAAGTCGTCCGCCCCGTCCCGTCCCAGCCTCTGGCTCCGCAGCGTCCGCGGCGGCTGTCACCGGCAGGGATCTGGAGAAGAGCAAGAGGCGGAAGGTGTCCAGTCTGGAGGTGGAGGCTGCCAGAAAGAAGGTGCAGACGCAACACGCCGTGCGTGAGGTTGAACGACGACACGTGTCACACGACTCGGTGCTCACCACCAAGAGCATCCCCTCTCACGATGGTGGTGAGGCCAAGGCGAGCCCGTGTCGCCCTGACCCCGGCAGCGGCAATGGCCTCCCGATCACGGCCGTCACGGCCACAGCGCAGGTGGATGCAGATCCCAGCAACTCCGGCAGAATTCGGCACGAGCCCCCTGCCACGATGCCCCACGCCTCCAACGCCACTAGCCAGGCGGTGCCTCCCAACTATGAGGTGCCCGACGTGGAGATGGAGATAGTGCAACCGAAGGAGATGCCGCAGGTGCTCAAAGAGGACGCGTCAATGTTAGCCAAGAAGGCATATCAAACACAAGTCACCATCAAGTCCGTGGAGGCCGACAAGGTAAGTACACTTCCTCTAGGCTGCAGCAATGGCCATGCACAGGCCGGCGCTGGCGCGGCCACCGCGATGCCGCAGGTAGCCGCCGCTGCGGGCGCCACCGTGTGCAAAAGCTCACCCACCGTGACGTGCGACACCCCAAACCTTGTGCAGGCTAGCGCCCCGGCCCCGAAGAGCGCCGGCGTGCCCGCTGCTACGCGCGACGCCCCGGCCCCGAAGAGCGCCGGCGTGCCCGCTGCCACGCGCGACGCCCCGGCCTCGCACGCCACTCGACGTGCACCACCGGCAGCTGGCTCCCAGCAGGACGCCAGTGACGTTAGTCCAGTTCCAGTTCCTCCACGTGGAGGCAACGGTCTTGCTCAGTCGTCCCGCGTGAGCGCCGGCGCCGGCACGCAGACGGACAGCGCGCGTGATAGCGCCCTTGTCCGACAAGGTGCCCCTGCCGCTGgcgcggcaccggcaccggcacacCGTGACCTAAGCGCCACTAACCCTGTGCCGGCTAGCAGACGGGAACACACTGGCCCTTCGGAGGCCAGTGCTCCCCCGAATGCCGGCAAGCATGTGCTCCAGCAGCAGCACATGCCCAAGCATGAGCCGATTTCTTCACCGAAAAAACAGCAGGAATGGTCTTCCAAAAATCATGGCGGCCGTCCGACGGGCTCTCGACCTGTGCCTGAAGCACAGGACGCTGCTGCTCAGAGGTCGTGGAGCAGGCCCGGCGAGGGGAGAGGCGGTGGACTTCCCGTTTCAGCTGCAAGAAGTCTACGGGGAGACGACAACAACAGAAACAAGGACAGCTACAAAGCAAAGCGACCCCTATTTTGCGACAAGTGCGGATGCAAGGGCCATGTGGCCGAAAATTGTCACACAGCAAAACACCtcgtggtcctctatcagaaggaaaaagaggagagggagaaggagcAGAAACATATTTGCTACAGGTGTGGATGTACAGGCCATTGGTCTCGCAATTGTCGCACAGCAAAACACCTGGTCGACCTGTACCAAAAGGATCGAGCGGCCAAGCGTGCCGCAGGACTTCTTCAGGAATAATGTCCAGTGTTTTTGGAGATTTATTTCAAGCTTATCTGGAATCCTGTATTTGGGGATCAAAATTGCCATATCTAAATTGTGTCTCTATAATATCCATCGCAAAATCAGCTGTATGTTACCTTCATATTTGTTGCATTAGCCCCCTCAAATTTAGGGTACCAAATTAGAATTCATGTTGGACTATTGGAGCTCCTTTTGAAATATCTGAATATTTGAATGCTTGTCTAAATTTATGTGATATGAATCTCATCAATATGCATTTCACAATTTCTTTAAGTCTAGATAGAATAATGACTATGCTGAAAAAATGGTAAATGATAATACCGAGATTTTAAAAGTAGTTATAGCACTTTATGAAACTTGTCATACCCCAAAAGTTACATACGTAGACGGTCCATAAACATGTATTTGGTTTCGGGGACGAAGGAGGACACACTAGGTCAATCCTCCTTTTTTATGTGTTTGGTTTTGGATAGTTGGATGGGATCATCCTCTAGGGGAATACGCCATCAGATTCAAGAACACCCCATCCCCACGAAACAAACATTCGGCCTCATCCCTCGTAGACGTGGCCTAGAGTTTGGACGCACCGGCGGTGGCCCGATGCATGCATCGACGAGTGCAAGGCACACAACTGTCGTTGCGCCGCTATTGGGCGGCCCGCAGACAACTTGATCGAGGAGCTCCACGGGCGAGCGCTGACGCTGAAGAGGAGCTTCGTTGTGGGTGGGCGATTTCACGGGCGGTGCAGGCAAGGAGCTTCGCTGGCAGGTGACCGGGAGGGGGCATAGGAGAGCAGCTCTCTGGCGGGTGGTACTCAAACAAAACACATGCTAAACTTATTTTGGTATGCCGAGGGGTTACTCTTGGGGAACGCCCCCTTCGTCGGGCTCCTCTTTTCGCCTAGCGCCATCCAATTATCCGACTAACCTTGCAAGGCGCGGGTTTTCACCAGGCATCACCAAGGTTTCCCAAAGGGCGGCGAGGGGGGCTCACTTGGAGTATCAGAGATCGTTTGCTCATAACGGAGTGCGGAAGACCGAAGGCAAGATCTGTGAAGGAGGGGTTCGAAGAGGCAAAGCCCTCCCCCAGGTGAAGGAGATTTTGTCACGCCCGGTTTTCCAAAGAGAACCAAACACTAgtcatatgtgtgcccaggaagtccacacatacaacaacaGAATAGAAATATCAGAAACAATGTTATATAGCGGAAAGCATACTTATATTAACACTTACAACTATCAGAGTATCGCAGAACGGATGCTAATCTTCTCTTCAGGCTCCATACTTCTCAGGGACAGCTGACTGGGGGCTCCGTACGCCAAGCACTTCTGATAGACCTTGGTTAACTCCTCTGCATCTTTGACCTTCTTCTGAGCAGCACTTTACAACACACTGGGGTGTGagggaaatagcaagggtgagtccatgtcaaACTCAACAAGTACAGGCGGAAAGTATAATGACATGCAAGGCTTATTCAAAGAGAAGGCTGACTTAGGTTTACTGTAGATTAGCATTTTAGTTGGCAAACTTTTATTATTGCAACCTAATCACTAAGATGAGTGAAAGATCCCAATCATTAATTATTAGAATGAGTATAACATTTTTATTATCCTCATATAACCGAGGTAGCAACCTCAATATTAACCACGGGGTAGCAACCCCAAATAGTAACCTGGGGTAGTAACCCTAATTAAGATCACGGGATGGCAATCTCGCCAAAGCATGAGGTAGCAACCTCAATCCACAAATCCACCTCCATTGTCCAATTGTGAGTCATATTCTAATCATGTGAGAGTCTAGGACGCTTGTGTCCATGAGCACGACTAATATATCAGTTttaactctgcagaggtgtacactttcacttcaAGTCGTGATTCCCATTTGCCCGGGGTCACGACTCCTCaaaacactaccaaggtgagcaggcagggtttcACTACGAGACTATAGGTTCCAGCTAATAGGATGCAACTCATAAGGTTTGGCCTAGGCGCACGGCAGCCGTGCCCATAGCAATGGAACCGAAAGTAAAGTGAATTTAATGAATAGGAGGAATATGATCAAATGGTGCCTGCACTTACCTTTTTCCCAGAGtttagctgctcagaagtctttgGCTTCTATCTTCTGGTCTCCAGCTTCTGCTTCAACCGTCGGTCCTCAGCTCCTGGTCTTCAACGCTAACGGACCATCCTTCCTCTACTCGCAGCAACCAAGCAGAACAAACAGACAACAAACACAACTAAGAACAATAGATCACTCACAAGAAACGCTTGAAGTGAGCGTACTAAACGACCTGCCTCGTTGTTACGATCACAAGAGCGCAAGAACAACCGAGAACAGAGCTATCGTTACCGAGGACACGTCTATCAAGGTTTGCAACATAACAGAGAAAATAGACTACACACTCGATGCATTTTATTTATCAAATTAAGGTGATGGACATTTTAGAGAGATATCCTAAAGTTCAATTAGGTGAAATTATAGTTTAACTAGAAAAGACGGAATTAAACcttagtcatattttatttataaacttTTCATAGTATTTAAGTTATTTaaatatttataatttagaaAACATAGAACATGTGTGAGCAACTAATCGAACCATCATATGTTTCATGCTTTAACTAAGTATGTTATAATTATAATTAATAAACACACATTGAAGTTGATATTAATTAACATCTATTTATAAAAGACCAAATAAAATCCTAAAttacttttaattagaaactTGGTTGCATAAATATTAACccaattaatatttaacttataaatttagaGGTGTGAGACATGCTATACGTTGCTACTAACACGTAGTATGCGTTGGCTCGACCACAACGCGACAAAAACGGAATTAAACTCTAGGTTGCTTTTAATTTAAAAGTTATTAAATAAATATAAATCAAATTGCATTTAGATTAATAAATTCATAATTAAGTGACATGATGAACATTATCGCTACTGCGTAGAGCACGACATTACAAAACTAAGGCAACAAGAACTACTTGAATCAGAGACTAAACGATCGAACGACGGGGATTATATGATCAATGGTAGAAACATAAATAACTCGTCTTCTACCTTGGCTCATCTCCATCCTCTGGATTGTGGCCTCCATGGCCACTGCTGCTCCTGCTGTGCGCAGGGAAGGGAGGGGCTTGGCACAGCACGGCGGCGTGGGCCCGCATGACCACGCAAGGGTGCCGGCGGTCTGCCTTGCCCGAgcagcacctgctgctcgctgaaACTGTGTAGGGCGCGTGACTAGGGCACGGGACGGGCGCCGGGTGCGGTCCATGTGACATCGTGAGACAGGGAGATGGCCATGGTGGCCTAGGCCAAGAAGACGCCGGCCACAGCTGCTGCAAAATAAGGAAGAAGGAGCTTCCATGGTGAGTTCGCCGGAGATgagaaagaaaggtggggaaacGGTCAAACAGCTATGGATTCGCAAAACGAAGGGCGTGCTGGTTTAGAGGAGATCTAGATGAACCTTGTAGTGAAAACGGAATTCACTAGGGATGAAAACCATGGCCGAGAAAGCTCACCGAACCTTCGCCGGAAGTTTACCGGAGCTCTAGGGTTTCGAAACTTCGGCGATAGATGTAGGACGCTGGAGTGGTGGATCGAGAAAGCGGTCGTACTTCTAGAACATGTGCGTTAGGGTTCGAGGTAGGAAAAAATCGAGAGATTTTTATAATATCAGAAATTCTAGAAATTCATTTTCAGTTCaaaaataattccagaaaaatCTAAAATCATTTTAGATCCctgaaaaatatttctaaacTCCTAAAAATTCAGAGAAAACTTCTAGAGATAGATTGAGAGGTGATGAATCCAAACAAAGTATTTGAAGCCCATGAAAAGGGATTTTAGAGCATCTAAAAATTGGATTTTGCTCTAGGAAAAATAGGAAAATGTTCTGAAAAACTCCAGAAAATTCCCGGGAAGGATCAAATGGCGTCTAAATGTGTTTTTGAAGACTTATCACACACAAAAGTGCCAAAACAAGCA harbors:
- the LOC136538272 gene encoding uncharacterized protein, with the translated sequence MECAMDSRNAAAAAPLPLYPPALLSLPDLDRPPAVMEMWELEAVAAALPAKKRRLRETFDRLAACSPTPLPFRWEDLDTYISSLQYSVTLRHRQLRELEKSKPAPALAPAPAAMSLLPVTGAGNVGQVRVLEKTRPAPAPVLPAVLVLPATDGDVHELRAHVKSKPVQPQPPVLGGPAVVAASAPAATGVHVEEGRKRKASIQEAEEVHVAKRTTHTQEGQASEMRWRKIQKDAAVKEKTSPSHDSNGKELMPVPQGDDDNGLVAEANASTDATVQVNPVSKVAVLQPELPGPATARDATNRVRAAGVPNSAGLQRSRPPRPVPASGSAASAAAVTGRDLEKSKRRKVSSLEVEAARKKVQTQHAVREVERRHVSHDSVLTTKSIPSHDGGEAKASPCRPDPGSGNGLPITAVTATAQVDADPSNSGRIRHEPPATMPHASNATSQAVPPNYEVPDVEMEIVQPKEMPQVLKEDASMLAKKAYQTQVTIKSVEADKVSTLPLGCSNGHAQAGAGAATAMPQVAAAAGATVCKSSPTVTCDTPNLVQASAPAPKSAGVPAATRDAPAPKSAGVPAATRDAPASHATRRAPPAAGSQQDASDVSPVPVPPRGGNGLAQSSRVSAGAGTQTDSARDSALVRQGAPAAGAAPAPAHRDLSATNPVPASRREHTGPSEASAPPNAGKHVLQQQHMPKHEPISSPKKQQEWSSKNHGGRPTGSRPVPEAQDAAAQRSWSRPGEGRGGGLPVSAARSLRGDDNNRNKDSYKAKRPLFCDKCGCKGHVAENCHTAKHLVVLYQKEKEEREKEQKHICYRCGCTGHWSRNCRTAKHLVDLYQKDRAAKRAAGLLQE